From Streptomyces sp. TLI_053, a single genomic window includes:
- a CDS encoding MarR family transcriptional regulator, with amino-acid sequence MEPIGYWLNRTDLALTTTMNTVLAESGLTRLAWQVLNVVETHPRVTDTTVLTTLTANASPAELTDAITTVLADGWAVRPATEHLALSEDGRARLARVGKHVAAFRAASVAGISPEEYRTAVGVLKRMTLNLESDQGH; translated from the coding sequence GTGGAACCCATCGGCTACTGGCTCAACCGCACCGACCTGGCCCTCACCACCACCATGAACACCGTGCTCGCCGAGTCCGGCCTCACCCGACTGGCCTGGCAGGTGCTCAATGTCGTCGAGACCCACCCGCGGGTGACCGACACCACCGTCCTCACCACTCTGACCGCCAACGCCTCACCCGCCGAGCTGACCGACGCCATTACCACCGTCCTCGCCGACGGCTGGGCCGTCCGACCGGCAACGGAGCACCTCGCCCTGTCCGAGGACGGCCGCGCCCGCCTCGCCCGGGTCGGCAAGCACGTCGCCGCCTTCCGTGCGGCCTCCGTCGCCGGTATCTCGCCCGAGGAGTACCGGACCGCGGTCGGCGTCCTGAAGCGGATGACTCTCAACCTGGAGTCCGACCAGGGGCACTGA
- the galT gene encoding galactose-1-phosphate uridylyltransferase — translation MAPTVTDAAGQADASGSAAANGTNGAAASSRPNAHPDAGVQADASAQAGTSAQAGSSGQAGATTRTVTELADGRELIYYDRGTPPTGRAVADLRPLDAAAPSSEVRQDPMTGAWVTVAAHRQARTYHPPADECPLCPSREGRLSEIPADDYQVAVFENRFPSLAGDPGTHPVPLALDDPLHGRGPGVGRCEVVCFTADHEASFADLDEDRARLVLDAWTDRTAELSALPGVRQVYCFENRGTEIGVTLAHPHGQVYALPFVPPRTAKMIDQAARYRAATGRNLFDDLVAAERASAGQPSAEHPERPEHPDGSRVVLAGEYWTAFVPFAARWPYEVHLFPNRRVPDFTGLNEDERAEFPRIYLDLLRRFDRLFSDENRKVRAPYIAAWHQAPNGHEDELALHLELFTVRRTADKLKYLAGTESGMEAFMNDVAPESAARRLREVGSTTPAAEAAPVTPAAPTTPAAPATKTTDEEPQR, via the coding sequence ATGGCCCCAACGGTGACCGACGCGGCCGGCCAGGCCGACGCGAGCGGGTCGGCAGCTGCGAACGGGACGAACGGCGCCGCCGCATCGTCCCGCCCGAACGCGCACCCCGACGCAGGTGTTCAGGCCGACGCAAGCGCTCAGGCCGGTACGAGTGCTCAGGCCGGTTCGAGCGGGCAGGCCGGTGCGACGACCAGGACGGTCACCGAACTGGCCGACGGCCGCGAACTGATCTACTACGACCGGGGCACGCCGCCCACCGGCCGGGCCGTTGCCGACCTGCGTCCGCTGGACGCCGCCGCGCCCTCCTCCGAGGTCCGGCAGGATCCGATGACCGGCGCCTGGGTGACCGTCGCCGCCCACCGCCAGGCGCGCACCTACCACCCGCCGGCCGACGAGTGCCCGCTCTGCCCCAGCCGCGAGGGCCGGTTGAGCGAGATCCCGGCCGACGACTACCAGGTGGCCGTTTTCGAGAACCGCTTCCCCTCCCTCGCGGGCGACCCCGGCACCCACCCCGTGCCGCTCGCCCTCGACGACCCGCTGCACGGTCGCGGGCCGGGTGTCGGCCGGTGCGAGGTGGTGTGCTTCACCGCCGACCACGAGGCCTCCTTCGCCGATCTCGACGAGGACCGCGCCCGCCTGGTGCTGGACGCCTGGACCGACCGCACTGCCGAACTCTCCGCCCTGCCCGGTGTCCGGCAGGTCTACTGCTTCGAGAACCGCGGCACCGAGATCGGCGTCACCCTCGCCCACCCGCACGGCCAGGTCTACGCGTTGCCGTTCGTCCCCCCGCGCACCGCCAAGATGATCGACCAGGCCGCCCGGTACCGCGCCGCCACCGGCCGCAACCTCTTCGACGACCTCGTCGCTGCCGAAAGAGCATCCGCCGGGCAACCGTCCGCCGAGCACCCCGAGCGCCCCGAGCACCCCGACGGCAGTCGGGTCGTGCTGGCGGGGGAGTACTGGACGGCCTTCGTGCCGTTCGCCGCCCGCTGGCCCTACGAGGTCCACCTCTTCCCCAACCGCCGGGTGCCCGACTTCACCGGGCTGAACGAGGACGAGCGCGCCGAGTTCCCCCGGATCTACCTCGACCTGCTGCGCCGCTTCGACCGGCTCTTCAGCGACGAGAACCGGAAGGTCCGCGCTCCCTACATCGCGGCCTGGCACCAGGCCCCGAACGGTCACGAGGACGAACTCGCCCTCCACCTGGAGCTGTTCACCGTCCGGCGGACGGCGGACAAGCTCAAGTACCTGGCGGGTACCGAGTCCGGCATGGAGGCGTTCATGAACGACGTCGCCCCGGAGTCCGCGGCCCGGCGGCTTCGTGAGGTCGGCTCCACCACCCCGGCCGCTGAGGCCGCCCCGGTCACCCCGGCTGCCCCGACCACCCCGGCCGCTCCGGCCACCAAGACGACCGACGAGGAACCGCAGCGATGA
- a CDS encoding MarR family winged helix-turn-helix transcriptional regulator yields MTTKPGSGEGEDLLNAVGPAFGRLRRSSLLDVEDPISQKDLSRTLVLRIVQDVTGQDGHEVTVGAVAEHLGVDPSVGSRMVSDCISAGYLVRAASQQDGRRTVLLLSPEGEDLMERFRQYQRSAFEQITADWPDGERLEFARLMVKYVESQDALRTRVRRTHR; encoded by the coding sequence ATGACGACGAAGCCCGGGTCGGGCGAGGGTGAGGACCTCCTGAACGCCGTGGGGCCGGCCTTCGGGCGGCTGCGGCGCTCCTCGCTGCTCGATGTCGAGGACCCGATCTCCCAGAAGGACCTCAGTCGGACGCTGGTTCTGCGAATCGTCCAGGATGTCACTGGTCAGGACGGCCACGAGGTGACCGTCGGAGCCGTTGCCGAGCACCTGGGCGTCGATCCCTCGGTGGGCAGTCGCATGGTGTCGGACTGCATCTCCGCCGGATATCTGGTCCGCGCCGCCTCCCAGCAGGACGGCCGCCGGACCGTCCTGCTCCTCAGTCCGGAGGGCGAGGACTTGATGGAGCGTTTCCGGCAGTACCAGCGTTCGGCCTTCGAGCAGATCACCGCCGACTGGCCCGACGGTGAGCGGCTGGAGTTCGCCCGCCTGATGGTGAAGTACGTCGAGTCCCAGGACGCCCTGCGTACCCGCGTCCGCCGCACCCACCGCTGA
- a CDS encoding MFS transporter yields MLSVLRNRTYRHLFVAQVVALAGTGLATVALGLLAYDLAGAEAGSVLGTALAIKMVAYVGIAPVVAALAHRIPRRRLLVAADLARAGVALALPFVGSVWQVYLLIFVLQAASATFTPAFQSVIPDVLPEERDYTRALSLSRLAYDTETLVSPVLAAALLALVGYRWLFWGTVVGFLASAVLVVSVVLPGAVLAARSNRDPVDADDARGVGARSVAARSLAGIRLFLSVPRLRALLALDLAVAAGGAMVIVNTVVYVREELGRSAGDVPLALGAYGGGSMLVALLLPRVLDRVADRTVMLPAAFAVAGLLAVLAAVTTAGGGAWRWPALLALWAGLGAAGSLILTPGGRLLRSAVPPADLPAAFAAQFSLTHVCWLLAYPLAGWLGATAGLPAATVALAVLALVSAVLATRAWRTGATVASPVAGPAAGPVAGPVAITVTVRPHRRQVRRPVHRLPLHAPSGRALVRHHHHRHPAAH; encoded by the coding sequence ATGCTGTCCGTCCTCCGTAATCGCACCTACCGGCACCTGTTCGTCGCCCAGGTCGTCGCCCTCGCCGGGACGGGCCTGGCCACCGTGGCACTGGGTCTGCTCGCCTACGATCTCGCCGGGGCCGAGGCCGGGTCGGTGCTCGGCACGGCGTTGGCGATCAAGATGGTCGCCTACGTCGGTATCGCCCCGGTCGTGGCCGCGCTCGCGCACCGGATCCCGCGCCGCCGGCTGCTGGTCGCCGCCGACCTGGCCCGTGCGGGCGTGGCGCTCGCGCTGCCGTTCGTCGGCTCGGTGTGGCAGGTCTACCTGCTGATCTTCGTTCTCCAGGCGGCCTCGGCCACCTTCACCCCGGCCTTCCAATCGGTGATCCCCGACGTGCTGCCCGAGGAGCGCGACTACACCCGGGCGCTGTCGCTGTCCCGGCTCGCCTACGACACGGAGACCCTGGTCAGTCCGGTGCTGGCAGCCGCGTTGCTGGCGCTGGTCGGGTACCGGTGGCTGTTCTGGGGGACGGTGGTCGGCTTCCTCGCCTCGGCGGTCCTCGTCGTCTCGGTGGTGCTGCCCGGTGCGGTCCTGGCGGCGCGGAGCAACCGCGACCCGGTCGATGCCGACGACGCCCGGGGAGTCGGCGCCCGTTCGGTCGCCGCACGCTCCCTGGCCGGGATCCGGCTCTTCCTCTCCGTGCCGCGCCTGCGGGCGCTGCTCGCCCTGGACCTCGCGGTGGCGGCCGGTGGCGCCATGGTGATCGTCAACACGGTCGTCTACGTCCGCGAGGAACTGGGCCGCTCGGCGGGCGACGTCCCGCTCGCCCTCGGCGCGTACGGCGGAGGCTCGATGCTGGTCGCGCTGCTGCTGCCCCGGGTGCTGGACCGGGTCGCCGACCGAACGGTGATGCTGCCGGCCGCCTTCGCCGTCGCGGGCCTGCTCGCCGTCCTGGCGGCCGTCACCACCGCGGGCGGCGGGGCGTGGCGCTGGCCCGCGCTGCTCGCCCTGTGGGCCGGGCTCGGTGCGGCGGGTTCACTGATCCTGACGCCGGGCGGACGCCTGCTGCGGTCCGCCGTTCCACCGGCCGACCTTCCGGCGGCCTTCGCCGCGCAGTTCTCGCTCACTCACGTCTGCTGGCTGCTCGCGTACCCGCTGGCCGGCTGGCTCGGTGCCACCGCCGGGCTCCCCGCGGCCACGGTCGCGCTCGCCGTCCTCGCCCTGGTGTCGGCGGTCCTCGCAACCCGGGCCTGGCGCACCGGGGCCACCGTCGCCAGCCCTGTCGCCGGCCCTGCTGCCGGTCCTGTCGCCGGCCCGGTGGCGATCACCGTGACGGTTCGCCCTCACCGCCGCCAGGTCCGTCGACCCGTCCACCGGCTCCCCCTGCACGCCCCGTCCGGCCGGGCCCTGGTCCGGCATCACCACCACCGCCACCCCGCGGCCCACTGA
- the galK gene encoding galactokinase, which produces MTPTPPTSPSAAFEELYGHAPEGVWAAPGRVNLIGEHTDYNDGFVLPIALPQAVRAYARRRADGVLRLASTRVPGEVVELSVDGLAPGGVSGWAAYPAAVVWTLREAGHAIGGADVLLDSDVPGGAGLSSSAALECAVATTYNDLYELGLEAAELALIAQRAENDFVGVPCGIMDQMASMACRAGTALHLDTRDLSARYVPLDLAGSGLTLLVLDTRVQHDLADGAYAALRAGCERAAALLGLPALRDLAAADLPAALDRLPAELVPLVRHVVTENGRVEQTMRELEQHGPAALGPILTAGHASLGDDYRTSCPETDLAVSVAVAAGALGARMTGGGFGGSVIALTRTADADAVAKAVTEAFLAEGWAEPHVYRAVPSAGARRES; this is translated from the coding sequence ATGACCCCCACGCCCCCCACCTCCCCGTCCGCCGCCTTCGAGGAGCTCTACGGCCACGCCCCCGAGGGCGTCTGGGCGGCCCCCGGCCGGGTCAACCTGATCGGCGAACACACCGACTACAACGACGGGTTCGTCCTCCCGATCGCCCTCCCGCAGGCCGTCCGCGCCTACGCCCGCCGCCGCGCCGACGGCGTGCTGCGCCTCGCCTCGACCCGGGTCCCCGGCGAGGTCGTCGAACTGTCCGTCGACGGTCTGGCCCCGGGCGGCGTGTCCGGCTGGGCCGCGTACCCCGCCGCGGTCGTCTGGACGCTGCGCGAGGCGGGCCACGCGATCGGCGGCGCCGACGTCCTGCTCGACAGCGACGTGCCCGGCGGCGCCGGCCTCTCCTCCTCCGCCGCACTGGAGTGCGCGGTCGCGACCACCTACAACGACCTGTACGAACTCGGCCTGGAAGCAGCCGAGCTGGCCCTGATCGCGCAGCGGGCCGAGAACGACTTCGTCGGTGTCCCGTGCGGGATCATGGACCAGATGGCCTCGATGGCCTGCCGCGCCGGGACCGCCCTCCACCTGGACACGCGCGACCTCTCCGCCCGGTACGTCCCGCTCGACCTCGCGGGTTCGGGCCTCACCCTCCTGGTGCTCGACACCCGGGTGCAGCACGACCTCGCCGACGGCGCCTACGCCGCTCTTCGTGCCGGTTGCGAACGCGCCGCCGCGCTCCTGGGGCTGCCGGCGCTGCGCGACCTCGCCGCCGCCGACCTCCCCGCCGCCCTGGACCGGCTGCCGGCCGAACTGGTCCCGCTGGTCCGGCACGTGGTGACCGAGAACGGTCGGGTCGAGCAGACGATGCGGGAGCTGGAGCAGCACGGTCCGGCGGCCCTCGGACCGATCCTCACCGCCGGGCACGCCTCCCTGGGCGACGACTACCGGACGTCCTGTCCGGAGACGGACCTCGCGGTCTCCGTCGCCGTCGCGGCCGGGGCGCTCGGCGCGCGGATGACCGGCGGCGGCTTCGGCGGCTCGGTGATCGCCCTGACCCGGACGGCCGACGCGGACGCGGTGGCCAAGGCGGTCACCGAGGCTTTCCTGGCCGAGGGTTGGGCCGAGCCGCACGTCTACCGGGCCGTGCCCTCCGCGGGCGC
- a CDS encoding metalloregulator ArsR/SmtB family transcription factor gives MSGSLQVSGAHASQLAEGDERLDVAAGILALLADRTRLALLQRLSEGEADVTTLTEAAGAARPSVSQHLGKLRLAGLVSTRKDGRRVVYALRHGHLRRLVQEALSAADHQISGLPPHD, from the coding sequence ATGAGCGGGAGCCTCCAGGTATCAGGTGCACATGCCTCGCAGTTGGCCGAGGGGGATGAACGGCTGGATGTCGCTGCCGGGATCCTTGCCCTGTTGGCCGACCGGACCCGGCTCGCGCTGCTGCAGCGGTTGAGCGAGGGGGAGGCCGATGTGACGACCCTGACCGAGGCGGCCGGTGCGGCGCGTCCGTCGGTGAGCCAGCACCTCGGCAAGCTGAGGCTGGCCGGGCTGGTGTCCACGCGCAAGGACGGGCGCCGGGTCGTGTACGCGCTGCGGCACGGGCACCTGCGGCGGCTGGTCCAGGAGGCGCTCAGTGCGGCCGACCACCAGATCAGCGGACTGCCGCCGCACGACTGA
- a CDS encoding NAD(P)H-binding protein: MTTTLVTGARGKVGRGVIARLHAAGHSVRAASARPAELTVPAGIERADLALDRPESFGAALRGVQQVFLYPQPAGIHAFAEAAEAAGVEHVVLLSSSSVLGPDAENDPLASHSLLVERALADSDLHCTFLRPDAFASNSLGWAHFIGQGLPIQLAHPDAHIAPIHPEDLADIAAEALTGDSLTGSAPTLTGPESLTFREQLAVLAEILGREIPVERISRSEAEAQMGRHMPVPVVTSLLNLWEAAAHGPAPVHDTTLTLLGRPARTFRQWAGENTAAFVRP; the protein is encoded by the coding sequence ATGACCACCACCCTTGTCACCGGCGCCCGCGGCAAGGTCGGCCGGGGCGTCATCGCCCGCCTCCACGCCGCCGGGCACTCCGTCCGCGCTGCCAGCGCCCGCCCCGCCGAGCTGACCGTCCCCGCCGGCATCGAGCGCGCCGACCTCGCCCTCGACCGGCCCGAGTCCTTCGGCGCCGCACTGCGTGGCGTCCAGCAGGTCTTCCTCTATCCCCAGCCCGCCGGCATCCACGCGTTCGCCGAGGCCGCCGAAGCAGCCGGCGTCGAACACGTCGTCCTCCTCTCCTCGTCCTCCGTCCTCGGACCCGACGCCGAGAACGACCCGCTGGCGAGCCACAGCCTCCTGGTCGAGCGCGCCCTCGCGGACTCCGACCTCCATTGCACCTTCCTGCGCCCGGACGCCTTCGCCAGCAACTCCCTGGGCTGGGCGCACTTCATCGGCCAGGGCCTGCCGATCCAACTCGCCCACCCGGATGCTCACATCGCACCCATCCACCCCGAGGACCTCGCCGACATCGCCGCCGAGGCCCTGACCGGCGACTCCCTCACCGGCTCCGCGCCCACCCTGACCGGCCCCGAGTCGCTCACCTTCCGCGAGCAACTCGCCGTCCTCGCCGAGATCCTCGGCCGCGAGATCCCGGTCGAGCGGATCAGCCGCTCCGAGGCCGAGGCGCAGATGGGACGTCACATGCCCGTTCCCGTCGTCACCTCTTTGCTCAATCTCTGGGAAGCCGCGGCCCACGGGCCCGCTCCCGTTCACGACACCACCCTGACCCTCCTCGGCCGCCCCGCGCGGACCTTCCGCCAGTGGGCCGGCGAGAACACCGCCGCGTTCGTCCGGCCCTGA